A genome region from Candidatus Komeilibacteria bacterium CG_4_10_14_0_2_um_filter_37_10 includes the following:
- a CDS encoding tyrosine--tRNA ligase, which yields MKVNNDKKAVAAVLSRGVAEVVVEKDLRKKLLSGQKLRIKHGIDPTSKDLHLGYAVVYEKLRQLQKMGHQIIFLIGSFTGRFGDPTDKGKARDLRRKEDVMAMAKNYIKQLSKILDIDQVEIRYNSEWYDRFSAEDLLRLMSKFTVARMLERDMFQKRIQEEREIFFHEPVYPMLQGYDSVMLKSDLTVIGLDQKFNELQARPLQEQAKQTPQDLIMVPLLIGTDGKQKMSQSLGNYIGITDSPQEQYGKTMSIPDQLIYMYFELCTRISNNELAEIEQMLKNNVNPRNLKAQLAHEIVSIYHGNKAADKAEAEFTKIFKDKGKPTNIPMANFQINQSLLDIMVGAELTSSKSEAQRMIEQKAVHINDVLVTSWRDYRPQSKDIIQVGKRKFVQLK from the coding sequence ATGAAAGTAAATAATGATAAAAAGGCTGTGGCCGCTGTTTTGAGTCGTGGTGTAGCCGAAGTAGTAGTGGAGAAGGATTTAAGAAAAAAACTACTTTCCGGACAAAAACTAAGAATTAAACACGGTATTGATCCAACTTCCAAAGATTTACATTTGGGTTATGCTGTTGTCTATGAAAAGCTAAGACAATTACAAAAAATGGGTCATCAAATTATCTTCTTGATTGGCTCTTTTACTGGTCGCTTTGGCGATCCCACCGACAAAGGTAAGGCTCGCGATCTACGCCGAAAAGAAGACGTGATGGCTATGGCTAAAAACTATATTAAACAACTAAGTAAAATTCTAGACATTGACCAGGTGGAAATCAGATATAACAGTGAATGGTATGACCGTTTTTCCGCTGAAGATTTATTGCGACTAATGTCCAAGTTCACTGTTGCTCGCATGCTAGAACGCGATATGTTTCAAAAAAGAATACAGGAGGAAAGGGAAATATTTTTTCACGAGCCAGTATATCCGATGTTGCAGGGTTATGATTCGGTGATGCTAAAATCTGACCTCACCGTTATTGGTTTAGATCAGAAATTTAATGAATTACAAGCAAGGCCCCTACAAGAACAAGCCAAACAAACGCCGCAGGATTTAATCATGGTTCCTCTTTTAATTGGCACCGATGGCAAACAAAAAATGAGCCAATCGCTCGGTAACTATATTGGTATCACTGATTCACCGCAAGAACAGTACGGCAAAACAATGTCCATCCCCGATCAACTTATTTATATGTATTTTGAGTTATGTACCAGAATTAGCAATAACGAACTAGCAGAGATAGAACAAATGCTAAAAAATAATGTTAATCCGCGAAATCTTAAAGCACAACTAGCTCACGAAATTGTGAGTATTTATCATGGCAACAAAGCAGCAGATAAAGCGGAGGCGGAATTCACGAAAATATTTAAAGATAAAGGTAAACCAACCAATATACCAATGGCGAATTTTCAAATTAATCAATCTTTGCTAGATATTATGGTTGGCGCTGAACTGACTTCATCTAAAAGTGAAGCCCAAAGAATGATCGAGCAAAAAGCTGTTCACATAAATGATGTGCTTGTTACTAGCTGGCGTGATTATCGACCGCAAAGTAAAGATATTATACAGGTTGGTAAACGTAAATTTGTTCAATTAAAATAA